The uncultured Carboxylicivirga sp. genomic interval GCAATCAGTAGGTAACATTCATGCTGTTGATGGTATCTCAGGTGGTACTATTACCAGTAGAGGAGTTCAGGCCATGTTAGAAGATTGTTTGAGTGGGTATGAATCATTTTTAAAGAACTAAAAAAGTTTTAACAATGAGTAGCGAAAAAGAACCTTTGTTCTCAGCAAAAAATTTGAAGCTGATTACCACTCCTCTTGGCACACAAAACCCAATTACCATTCAGGTATTAGGTATTTGTTCTGCCTTAGCGGTAACGGCTAAGTTGGAGCCGGCAATTGTAATGGCCATCTCCGTAACGTTTGTAACAGTATTTGCCAACTTGGTTATCTCCTTGTTGCGTAACACAATACCTTCACGTATTCGTATTATTGTGCAGTTGGTAATTGTTGCTGCATTAGTAATTATTGTTGACCAGGTATTACAGGCATTTGCTTATGAAGTAAGTAAGCAGTTGAGTGTATTTGTTGGTTTGATTATTACCAACTGTATTATCATGGGACGTCTAGAGGCGTTTGCTTTAGGTAATAAGCCTTGGCCTTCTGTTTTAGATGGTATTGGTAACGGTGCTGGTTATGGTCTTATCTTGGTTATTGTAGCATTTTTCCGCGAGTTATTCGGATCAGGTACTTTAACATTACCAGGATTAGGAACAATTCATGTTATTCCAGAAGTAATGTACAAGTGGGGATATGTAAACAACGGGTTTATGATTCTTCCTCCAATGGCATTGGTTGTGGTTGGTATCATTATTTGGGTGCAACGTTCACGCAATAAAGACCTTATTGAATCATAAATTATTAAACAAACGAAAAAATGGAATTATTTAATATATTCATTAAGTCCATCTTTATTGATAACATGGTTTTTGCATACTTCTTAGGAATGTGTTCGTTCCTTGCAGTATCAAAAACAGTTAAAACATCGTTTGGACTTGGGATTGCAGTTGTATTCGTATTGGC includes:
- a CDS encoding NADH:ubiquinone reductase (Na(+)-transporting) subunit D; translated protein: MSSEKEPLFSAKNLKLITTPLGTQNPITIQVLGICSALAVTAKLEPAIVMAISVTFVTVFANLVISLLRNTIPSRIRIIVQLVIVAALVIIVDQVLQAFAYEVSKQLSVFVGLIITNCIIMGRLEAFALGNKPWPSVLDGIGNGAGYGLILVIVAFFRELFGSGTLTLPGLGTIHVIPEVMYKWGYVNNGFMILPPMALVVVGIIIWVQRSRNKDLIES